The following coding sequences lie in one Leptospira inadai serovar Lyme str. 10 genomic window:
- a CDS encoding PAS domain-containing protein — MNPVLKWFEEIFALLPLPLLEVWGRFGYLIGFALMLSAYGGFTFRPGGRWAIGRERQSWDARALLSVAITFVSILITGYLGSLIVLVPEAQTFESLKDLSVFLCISLFGYPALIAVPFAYGFSDLMEGVPPDFLLDWLVGYFINPSCFWVAYQFIGKDPDFRKLKTWGWYSLFVLIFMSIEPQLWGYICSDKFTSEISYRNILPALFFTTLVTWIIAPFVMLGVFPLAKRYSLFWAEIPGHCKEKIIGETDCVWESGKGSVTPSGGFNDQGLPIRMFLVTPFIVLVLIMVGTTSYLTLRSSEETANKLAARLHQEISENINLQLDDFLSSSKGSSEFERLRGVGELLKRTNIAAAGRAFIIDRRGKLISSSNQSRYSSPRSNAGESAEDRVIQNAVRRLTETFGNLDGIDVSTQSSFHIITAKPLFRENWLMQATRYHDNSKSLDWIVITAMPEAYYLEGVRTGNSQSAMVFAVALVLSLLIAAFLSNTVTAPITRISQATQAIAEGDLTQRVPMSRLAELGVLSSSFNHMAEQLQEFFHRTKSSEERSLDLVATTPGIVWEADAITFNFTFVSQQAERLLGYSVEDWKEPGFWADHIHHEDRERAVNYCVECTARLEPHEFEYRFIAKDGRTVWLRDLVRVIAGDAKPKWLRGVMVDITERKIVEEKLLERNQFIESILDITPDILYIYDIVEMKNVYSNNGIQVVSGYSVEEIREMGSKILPILVHPEDYQVYVDHIIPKYATAGDKDLIEHHYRIRHKDGNWRWLTSRELIYRRNTDGSPKEIFGISYDITENKQAEATILDLNATLEKRIEIRTDELRKSNESLVEAVQNLEKTMHELKEAQGQLLLSEKLATLGQLAAGMTHELNTPLGAIVSSNRAILDIIQDEIRSIPNFLSNLNEEDLKRFKIILDVALREASRSEEFPNRTLRKEVFRALRESGIEDYESIANSVIETGLYRVEKDLPWLLQSENASKILQVVASLSTIVRLSNVISIATGKASHVVEALKNYLNPGGEVQEEEVSFVDVRAEIETILTLYHSKIKYGVEIVRNYDTNEKCLGNADKLNQVWINLLNNGLHSMDYKGKMEIIIEKQEPWIITSFIDSGSGIPKEIQGKIFEPFFTTKKHGEGVGLGLDICKKIIEKMGGRIEFESVPGRTKFSVWLKSANPSKEALE, encoded by the coding sequence ATGAATCCCGTTCTGAAATGGTTTGAGGAAATTTTCGCATTATTACCTCTTCCATTGCTCGAGGTATGGGGTCGTTTCGGTTATTTAATCGGTTTCGCTCTAATGCTTTCCGCCTACGGCGGTTTTACGTTTCGACCGGGAGGAAGATGGGCGATCGGTAGAGAGAGGCAATCCTGGGATGCGAGAGCATTATTAAGCGTAGCGATAACCTTCGTTTCGATCCTGATAACGGGGTACCTAGGGTCCTTAATCGTTTTAGTGCCGGAAGCACAAACGTTCGAATCTCTAAAGGATCTTTCCGTTTTTTTATGCATTTCTCTTTTCGGCTATCCTGCTTTAATTGCGGTCCCTTTTGCGTACGGATTTTCGGATCTAATGGAGGGCGTACCGCCTGATTTTCTGTTGGATTGGTTGGTGGGCTATTTTATTAATCCTTCCTGTTTTTGGGTCGCTTATCAATTTATAGGTAAGGATCCCGATTTTCGAAAATTGAAGACTTGGGGATGGTATTCGCTTTTCGTTTTAATCTTTATGAGCATCGAGCCTCAACTTTGGGGATACATTTGCTCGGATAAATTTACCTCCGAGATTTCCTATCGAAATATCCTTCCGGCGTTATTCTTTACTACGCTTGTAACCTGGATAATCGCTCCGTTTGTCATGCTTGGAGTTTTCCCTCTCGCGAAAAGATACTCGTTATTTTGGGCCGAAATTCCCGGTCATTGTAAAGAAAAGATCATAGGGGAGACGGATTGCGTCTGGGAAAGCGGAAAGGGAAGCGTAACGCCGAGCGGAGGTTTTAACGATCAGGGGCTACCGATTCGGATGTTTCTCGTGACTCCCTTTATCGTTTTGGTTCTCATAATGGTAGGGACGACGTCTTACTTGACTTTGCGAAGTTCCGAGGAAACCGCAAATAAGCTCGCCGCGCGATTGCATCAGGAAATATCCGAAAATATTAATTTACAATTAGATGATTTTCTATCTTCTTCGAAAGGATCGAGCGAATTCGAGAGACTGCGTGGCGTTGGCGAATTGCTTAAAAGGACGAATATAGCGGCTGCAGGCCGGGCTTTCATTATAGATCGAAGAGGTAAATTAATCTCAAGTTCGAATCAATCTAGATATTCTTCGCCTCGGTCTAACGCCGGAGAGTCGGCCGAAGATAGGGTGATACAAAATGCGGTTCGGAGGCTGACGGAAACTTTCGGAAACTTGGACGGAATCGATGTCTCCACCCAGTCCTCTTTTCATATTATAACCGCCAAGCCTTTGTTCCGAGAGAATTGGCTGATGCAGGCGACTCGGTATCATGACAACTCCAAGAGTCTGGATTGGATTGTCATCACCGCTATGCCGGAAGCTTACTATTTGGAAGGAGTTCGAACGGGAAACAGTCAATCCGCAATGGTATTCGCGGTCGCCTTGGTTCTTTCTTTGCTGATTGCGGCTTTCCTATCGAACACGGTGACTGCTCCGATTACCCGGATTTCTCAAGCCACACAGGCCATCGCGGAAGGGGACCTGACCCAACGGGTACCAATGAGTCGGTTGGCGGAATTAGGAGTTCTTTCCAGTTCGTTTAACCATATGGCGGAGCAACTTCAGGAATTCTTTCATCGGACCAAGTCCAGCGAGGAACGATCTCTGGATTTAGTCGCTACGACGCCCGGAATTGTCTGGGAGGCGGATGCCATTACTTTCAACTTCACTTTCGTGAGTCAGCAGGCGGAGCGCTTGCTAGGTTATTCGGTCGAGGATTGGAAGGAGCCCGGTTTTTGGGCGGATCATATTCATCACGAAGATAGGGAACGTGCCGTAAATTACTGCGTAGAGTGCACCGCCCGTTTAGAACCCCATGAATTCGAATACAGATTTATCGCTAAAGACGGCCGTACGGTTTGGCTTCGTGATTTAGTTCGAGTGATTGCCGGAGATGCAAAACCGAAATGGCTCCGAGGCGTGATGGTCGATATAACCGAAAGAAAGATCGTTGAAGAGAAACTTTTGGAAAGAAACCAGTTTATCGAATCAATCTTGGACATAACTCCGGATATATTATATATTTACGATATAGTCGAAATGAAGAACGTATATTCGAACAACGGGATTCAAGTCGTATCGGGCTATTCCGTCGAGGAAATTCGGGAAATGGGAAGTAAAATCCTACCCATACTAGTTCATCCCGAGGACTACCAAGTTTACGTAGATCATATTATCCCGAAATATGCAACGGCTGGAGACAAGGATTTAATCGAACATCATTACAGAATTCGTCATAAAGACGGAAATTGGAGATGGCTGACCTCGAGGGAATTAATTTATAGAAGGAATACCGACGGATCTCCCAAGGAGATATTCGGGATATCGTATGATATAACGGAAAACAAGCAAGCGGAAGCGACCATTTTGGACTTGAACGCCACACTCGAGAAGCGAATCGAAATTCGAACGGATGAATTAAGAAAATCGAATGAAAGCCTCGTGGAAGCGGTTCAGAATCTCGAAAAGACCATGCACGAATTAAAGGAAGCTCAAGGGCAACTGCTTCTTTCCGAAAAATTAGCCACTCTTGGGCAATTGGCGGCGGGCATGACTCACGAATTGAATACTCCGCTTGGCGCGATCGTTTCTTCCAATCGGGCAATACTCGATATTATTCAGGACGAAATAAGAAGTATACCTAATTTTCTTTCGAACTTAAACGAGGAGGATTTAAAAAGGTTTAAAATCATTTTAGATGTGGCTTTGAGGGAAGCTTCCCGCTCGGAGGAATTTCCGAATCGAACTTTAAGAAAGGAAGTATTTAGAGCGTTGCGCGAATCGGGAATCGAAGATTATGAAAGTATCGCTAATTCCGTAATAGAAACCGGGCTGTATAGAGTGGAAAAAGATCTTCCTTGGCTATTGCAGAGTGAGAATGCATCCAAGATTTTACAAGTCGTGGCTTCTCTATCTACGATTGTACGACTTAGTAACGTGATTTCCATCGCGACCGGAAAGGCTTCGCATGTTGTGGAAGCTCTAAAAAATTATTTGAATCCCGGCGGAGAAGTTCAAGAAGAAGAAGTTTCCTTTGTAGACGTTAGGGCGGAGATCGAAACGATTCTGACTCTGTATCATAGTAAAATTAAGTATGGAGTCGAAATCGTACGGAATTATGATACTAATGAAAAGTGCTTAGGTAACGCCGATAAACTGAATCAAGTCTGGATAAATTTATTGAATAATGGTTTGCATTCAATGGATTACAAGGGCAAAATGGAAATCATAATTGAAAAGCAAGAGCCTTGGATTATAACTTCGTTCATAGATTCCGGCAGCGGTATTCCGAAGGAAATTCAAGGTAAAATTTTCGAACCCTTCTTCACGACGAAAAAGCATGGCGAAGGCGTCGGTTTGGGCCTGGATATCTGTAAAAAGATCATCGAAAAGATGGGCGGAAGGATCGAATTTGAAAGCGTACCCGGGCGAACGAAATTTAGTGTGTGGCTAAAATCTGCTAATCCCAGTAAAGAGGCTCTAGAGTGA
- a CDS encoding response regulator: MKSVFERNAILCVDDEPIILITLKQELRKQFGDEFQYEIALNGNEALQVVDELVEAGVNVILILSDWLMPGLKGDEFLILIHAKYPNIRSILITGHVDESAVERVKREAGTYAVFSKPWDATKLMEAVRICCNKN; the protein is encoded by the coding sequence GTGAAAAGTGTGTTTGAGCGAAATGCGATATTGTGCGTCGATGACGAGCCTATAATTCTTATCACCTTAAAGCAGGAATTAAGAAAGCAATTCGGGGACGAATTCCAGTATGAAATCGCATTGAACGGAAACGAAGCTTTGCAGGTCGTAGACGAACTCGTGGAGGCGGGTGTAAACGTGATTCTGATTCTTTCGGATTGGTTAATGCCCGGTCTTAAAGGGGATGAGTTTTTAATTTTGATTCATGCAAAATATCCGAATATTCGCTCCATATTAATTACGGGACATGTGGATGAGTCCGCCGTCGAACGAGTGAAGAGAGAGGCGGGAACGTATGCCGTATTTTCCAAACCCTGGGATGCGACTAAATTGATGGAAGCGGTTAGAATTTGCTGTAACAAAAATTAA
- the tnpA gene encoding IS66 family insertion sequence element accessory protein TnpA, translating to MAFVIEHSGFSQPQYCKKKGLKYSTFRYHWERRPKIQQKEESFVEVPQSVSNGLPLPGSEFSTLKIDSSGKAIVS from the coding sequence CTGGCTTTTGTAATCGAACACTCGGGATTTTCGCAACCGCAATACTGTAAAAAGAAAGGACTCAAATACTCAACTTTTCGTTACCACTGGGAGAGACGGCCTAAGATTCAGCAAAAAGAAGAGAGCTTTGTAGAAGTTCCTCAATCTGTTTCAAACGGCCTCCCTTTGCCAGGGTCTGAATTTTCGACCCTAAAAATAGATTCGTCCGGCAAGGCGATAGTGTCCTGA
- a CDS encoding cellulase family glycosylhydrolase, translated as MKIFLALAFVCFTHCENPSSKNNNNAIFSLLNLSGSQDRTNEYELVAAATGPGSHSLDYLGSEADRKISLGTKSYSGTTDRIFMDGLGREAYFRGFNISGNTKMLSDGFKPFRNTADAENAFSLLGKTAGSNMVRYLIAWEGVHPSIDTIDYTYLDSVILQIKAAISRRMYILLDYHQDLFSRHLFNKGSWYTGNGAPAWVLPSGSYPQESCGICFTWGQNLFSNEAVRRGFRNFWNNAPFSISFGTRNLQTEYLWQMGKALTYIKNNLTSNEFDYVLGLDPFNEPADGGMEGLSPAQWDNQKLWPFYSKVRQTLDQNGWENKWVYAEPMVFWNTNFGGIATGGGYLTSKPGQGFVFNSHFYDAGRLSLDLTGIDNGTYFKALDEIRKEARFLDIPVFLSEFGMKLKGVGAQDTARLISGVYQAMEISDVQQTTKTRFADFYNPVVSGTEWHWDYYYDNHKEYMNGNPSKLLTAKDAWNDEDFSVIGNYGTKSNMDYHVLQRGYPRKVQGSLMSFYYNTIGYDTWNNVFQWGAIRTTDTGTNYFGDRRFIVVIWTGKRSDAPTEVYLPPHFSGPDIVLITDKMIYNKGIPTSPQNTSNEAVLIPDPNRVSGSGNILAVWDDLDPEEDPENSVHFLVAVDGAGVTYSSSLLSNIQSSLKTRVLTQKKSPIYLIGKMTYGGYPSK; from the coding sequence ATGAAAATATTCTTAGCGTTGGCATTTGTTTGTTTCACTCATTGTGAAAACCCAAGTTCTAAAAATAATAACAACGCTATATTCTCCCTTCTCAACCTTTCCGGCTCTCAAGACCGGACAAACGAATACGAATTGGTAGCCGCTGCAACCGGCCCAGGCTCTCACTCTCTGGACTATCTTGGATCGGAAGCGGACCGAAAGATTTCGTTAGGTACGAAATCTTATTCGGGAACAACGGACCGGATCTTCATGGATGGTCTCGGTCGTGAGGCATATTTCAGGGGATTCAATATCTCAGGCAACACGAAGATGCTTTCCGACGGTTTTAAACCGTTCAGAAACACCGCGGATGCGGAGAACGCTTTCTCTCTTTTAGGAAAAACGGCGGGCTCCAATATGGTTCGTTATCTAATCGCATGGGAAGGAGTCCACCCTTCCATTGATACGATCGACTATACTTATTTAGATTCGGTCATTCTTCAGATCAAAGCGGCCATCTCTCGCAGAATGTATATCCTGTTGGATTACCACCAGGATCTATTCTCCAGGCATTTATTTAACAAAGGCTCTTGGTATACCGGGAATGGAGCTCCCGCTTGGGTCCTGCCGAGCGGTTCTTATCCCCAAGAATCCTGCGGAATTTGCTTCACTTGGGGGCAAAACCTTTTCTCTAACGAAGCAGTCCGAAGGGGTTTCCGCAATTTTTGGAATAATGCGCCCTTCTCCATATCTTTCGGAACTAGAAATTTGCAGACGGAATATCTCTGGCAAATGGGAAAAGCATTAACCTATATTAAGAACAACTTAACTAGTAATGAATTCGATTACGTCCTAGGTTTAGATCCTTTTAACGAACCTGCCGACGGTGGAATGGAAGGCCTTTCTCCCGCTCAATGGGACAATCAGAAACTTTGGCCCTTTTATTCCAAAGTTAGACAAACCTTGGACCAAAACGGTTGGGAAAACAAATGGGTGTATGCGGAACCAATGGTATTCTGGAATACAAACTTCGGCGGGATCGCCACCGGTGGAGGTTATTTAACTTCCAAACCAGGACAAGGTTTCGTTTTCAATTCCCATTTTTACGATGCGGGCAGATTGAGTTTGGATCTGACAGGGATCGACAACGGAACTTATTTCAAAGCTTTGGATGAGATCCGAAAGGAAGCTAGATTCTTGGATATTCCGGTTTTCTTAAGCGAGTTCGGGATGAAATTGAAAGGAGTCGGAGCCCAGGACACTGCTCGTTTGATCAGCGGCGTTTATCAGGCAATGGAGATTTCGGACGTTCAGCAAACGACGAAGACCAGATTCGCGGATTTTTATAACCCTGTCGTATCCGGTACGGAATGGCATTGGGATTATTATTACGATAATCATAAGGAATACATGAACGGTAATCCTTCCAAACTTTTGACCGCAAAAGACGCTTGGAACGATGAAGACTTTTCCGTAATCGGAAATTACGGAACAAAATCCAATATGGACTATCACGTTCTCCAAAGAGGTTATCCTAGAAAAGTCCAAGGCTCTCTCATGAGTTTCTATTATAACACGATAGGATACGATACTTGGAATAATGTCTTTCAGTGGGGAGCGATCCGTACTACGGATACCGGCACAAATTATTTCGGAGACAGAAGATTTATCGTAGTGATTTGGACAGGCAAACGTTCCGACGCCCCTACAGAAGTATATCTTCCTCCTCATTTTTCCGGTCCGGATATTGTGCTGATCACGGATAAAATGATCTATAACAAAGGAATTCCTACAAGTCCACAGAATACTTCGAATGAAGCCGTCCTAATCCCAGACCCGAATAGAGTTAGCGGCTCCGGAAATATCTTAGCGGTGTGGGACGATCTAGATCCTGAAGAAGATCCAGAAAATTCTGTCCATTTTTTGGTCGCAGTGGACGGCGCAGGAGTCACATACTCAAGTAGTCTGCTTTCTAACATCCAATCTTCTCTAAAAACGAGAGTGTTGACCCAAAAGAAAAGTCCTATCTATCTTATAGGAAAAATGACTTACGGAGGTTATCCTTCTAAGTAA
- a CDS encoding IS66 family transposase, with the protein MTNKFVDHLPFYRMEKIFRRMDLELPRSTMCNWTKQVYERSTRSKKKFENKNFTLCVYFQRFKKSGKKNQNLFWMI; encoded by the coding sequence TTGACGAATAAATTCGTAGATCATCTTCCATTTTATAGAATGGAGAAGATATTTCGTAGAATGGATCTGGAATTGCCCCGTTCAACGATGTGCAATTGGACAAAACAAGTGTATGAGAGGTCTACGCGGTCGAAAAAGAAATTCGAAAACAAAAACTTCACTCTCTGTGTTTATTTTCAAAGATTCAAAAAATCAGGGAAGAAAAATCAAAACCTATTTTGGATGATTTAA
- a CDS encoding IS66 family transposase, with the protein MCLFSKIQKIREEKSKPILDDLKTFLDSAYSQVLPKSPIGEAIRYTLNEWERLTIYLYHGEFYIDNNLVENGIRPFVIGRKNWLFLGSPDGTEASTFFFSIVQTAIANKKDPYVVLLTLFEGMPASHSTQDFESLFSKSMGWVYLSAYDSSPTSVTFPTSSSYCLLSSESERVRLLSSVLCKHGNIPLEFDCGKEAES; encoded by the coding sequence CTGTGTTTATTTTCAAAGATTCAAAAAATCAGGGAAGAAAAATCAAAACCTATTTTGGATGATTTAAAAACATTCTTAGACAGTGCCTATTCTCAAGTCCTTCCAAAGAGTCCGATCGGCGAGGCAATTCGTTATACCTTAAACGAATGGGAGCGATTGACGATTTATCTTTATCACGGAGAATTTTATATCGATAACAATCTTGTAGAAAATGGAATTCGGCCCTTCGTAATCGGACGAAAGAATTGGCTATTCTTAGGCAGCCCTGACGGAACTGAGGCCAGCACTTTCTTTTTTTCTATCGTTCAAACCGCTATCGCTAACAAAAAGGATCCCTATGTCGTCCTTCTTACTCTTTTCGAAGGGATGCCTGCCTCCCATTCAACACAAGATTTTGAAAGTCTTTTTTCAAAATCGATGGGATGGGTTTACTTGAGCGCTTACGATTCTTCCCCTACTTCTGTAACTTTTCCAACCTCTAGCAGCTACTGTCTTCTGTCTTCTGAAAGCGAGCGCGTCCGTCTTCTATCTTCCGTCCTCTGCAAGCACGGAAATATTCCGCTAGAATTTGATTGCGGAAAGGAAGCGGAGTCCTAA
- a CDS encoding AraC family transcriptional regulator, whose amino-acid sequence MANSFLSFFLLFSALLSLLYAIGEIFSFSRGNRRIVLFGIFLSLSYFLFHAYLVSSRNILLFPYLFLTHLPCSAILGALLERYLLLAWGNPAEKPERFLLKILPALGIAIWLTPFYFQNRESKIHLLEKIAVSGTDWHVKIPVLFTMCIFLYFLLSVLVRLFRTVRFSVVKRDINLATIVFLSSFAILSTFIGSYSVLSGGKDPLGMIGAWLGIFLLFIYVYRQRYPEFFLAVRKVVEEEKRVRASQLGKFDLTDIKSKLKDLFENDRIYREEELTLSTLAGRLGLSSHQLSEYLNNEEKKSFFQLLNEYRVGEAKEKIRSSPKDTLLTIAYSSGFRSKSTFNDVFRRETGLTPSEYRKRILKRKEK is encoded by the coding sequence TTGGCTAATTCGTTTTTATCATTTTTCCTTCTTTTTTCGGCTCTACTTTCGTTGCTTTACGCAATCGGAGAGATTTTTTCGTTTTCAAGGGGCAATCGAAGAATCGTCCTGTTCGGGATTTTCCTATCCCTTTCCTATTTTCTGTTTCATGCATATCTCGTATCTTCGCGAAACATTTTACTTTTTCCTTATTTATTTCTAACTCACCTTCCTTGCTCGGCCATCCTTGGCGCTTTGTTGGAACGATATTTATTGTTGGCCTGGGGAAACCCTGCCGAAAAACCGGAGAGATTTCTGCTGAAGATTTTACCGGCGTTGGGGATTGCGATTTGGCTTACTCCTTTTTACTTTCAGAATAGGGAAAGTAAAATCCATCTTTTGGAGAAAATCGCCGTTTCCGGAACGGATTGGCATGTGAAAATACCGGTACTATTTACTATGTGTATCTTCCTTTATTTTTTGCTCTCGGTTCTCGTACGTCTATTCAGAACGGTCCGTTTTTCGGTCGTTAAAAGAGACATTAATTTAGCTACGATCGTGTTTCTGAGCAGTTTTGCAATCTTAAGTACGTTCATCGGATCGTATTCGGTTCTCTCTGGCGGAAAGGATCCTTTAGGTATGATCGGAGCCTGGTTAGGCATCTTTCTTTTATTCATATACGTTTATAGACAAAGATACCCCGAATTTTTTCTGGCGGTTCGTAAAGTCGTGGAAGAGGAAAAACGAGTTAGGGCATCCCAGTTGGGAAAGTTCGACCTTACGGACATCAAATCCAAATTGAAGGATCTTTTTGAAAACGACAGAATCTACAGAGAGGAGGAGTTGACTTTATCTACTCTTGCGGGCCGCTTAGGATTGAGCTCCCATCAGCTTTCCGAGTATCTGAATAACGAAGAAAAGAAGAGTTTCTTTCAATTATTAAACGAATATAGGGTCGGAGAAGCCAAGGAGAAAATTCGATCGAGTCCGAAGGATACGCTGCTGACTATCGCTTATTCTTCCGGATTCCGTTCGAAATCCACGTTTAACGACGTTTTTAGACGCGAAACCGGTTTAACGCCTTCCGAATATAGAAAACGAATCCTTAAAAGAAAGGAAAAATAG
- a CDS encoding sterol desaturase family protein, which translates to MPSCEFSWECAKSFGLFQLTMNFLRYYPIAGLAFFVFWVWKRGMFQRFRIQKQFPKKERIISEIKQSAVTLFMFSGIAFSVYVLSGFGYLNRKIYFNLSEHGGWLYAIFSFILITVWHETWFYWFHRLMHHRKVYSIVHSVHHQSVNPSPLAAYNFHWLEAFLEAFYVVPFICFVPIHFGFFLAHTIYAMVMNIWWHLGYEFFPRGWTSHPILKWINTSTHHNLHHQKFHGNYSLYFNIWDRIMGTNFPYYESYFEQVAKDRDDKKESPEFVKEELADQIG; encoded by the coding sequence ATGCCATCATGCGAGTTTAGTTGGGAATGTGCGAAATCGTTCGGGCTTTTTCAGCTTACGATGAATTTTCTTCGGTACTATCCTATTGCGGGGCTGGCTTTTTTCGTCTTTTGGGTGTGGAAGAGGGGAATGTTTCAGAGGTTTAGGATTCAGAAACAATTTCCAAAAAAAGAAAGGATTATTTCGGAAATTAAGCAATCTGCCGTTACCCTGTTTATGTTTAGCGGGATCGCATTCTCCGTTTATGTTTTATCCGGGTTCGGTTATCTAAATCGGAAAATTTACTTCAATCTTTCCGAACATGGCGGCTGGCTTTATGCGATATTTAGTTTTATTTTAATTACGGTTTGGCATGAAACATGGTTTTACTGGTTCCATCGTTTGATGCATCATCGGAAAGTATATTCGATAGTTCATTCCGTTCATCATCAATCCGTAAATCCGTCTCCTTTAGCCGCCTATAATTTCCATTGGTTAGAGGCGTTTCTCGAAGCGTTTTACGTGGTTCCCTTTATCTGTTTTGTGCCTATACATTTCGGCTTCTTTCTCGCTCACACGATATACGCGATGGTTATGAATATTTGGTGGCATCTCGGATACGAATTTTTTCCGCGCGGATGGACAAGTCACCCGATATTAAAATGGATCAATACTTCCACTCATCATAACCTGCATCACCAGAAGTTTCACGGAAACTATAGCCTATATTTCAATATTTGGGATAGGATTATGGGAACGAATTTTCCATATTACGAATCTTACTTCGAGCAAGTCGCAAAAGATCGCGATGACAAAAAAGAATCTCCCGAATTCGTTAAAGAGGAACTCGCCGACCAGATCGGGTAG